Genomic segment of Iocasia fonsfrigidae:
AAGCTAAAGCTCAGATCGAAAGAAGGGCTAGAAGGTAATAGAATATATGGGGGGTGGGGTTCTCTCCCCCCTCAAATAAGGAGGATTAACATGAGATTGAGCAAAAAAGCAGCACCATATGTTTTTATTTCCCCATTTTATATACTTTTCTTTATCTTTGGTGCTTTTCCTATTATTTATTCCTTTTTCTTGAGTTTTCATATCTGGGATGGGATTAGTCCTAAAGAATTTGTTGGTTTTGAAAATTATATCTTTGTTTTAACAGATCCCTGGTTCTGGCAATCAGTCTGGAATAGTTTAGTTATTTTTATTTTAACTACGATTCCACAACATATTATTGCTTTATTTCTGGCATTTATTTTAAATTCTAATTTGGTAAAATTAAAGAATCTTTTTAGGTCTTCCTATTTTTTGCCTTATATCACTTCCTCGGTAGCTGTATCTATGGTATTTGGAATGTTATATGGTGAACATTTTGGGATATTAAATGCAATTTTAAAATATATGGAAAAGTTTTCCCTTATAGGGGCAATGTTTAATATTATCAACTTAAAACTACCTATTAGGTGGTTAGGTGAAGCAGCGTGGATAAAACCATCAATTGCCTTATTAGTAACCTGGCAGTTTACCGGCTGGAATATGATTATTTATTATGCTGGTTTACAGAATATACCTGAAAGTTTATATGAAGCAGCAAAAGTGGATGGGGCCAATATGAGGCAGGTCTTTTTTAAGATTATTCTACCAATGTTGAGACCGGTTATCCTCTTCGGAGTAACCTTATCTATTATTGGTAATCTTCAGCTCTTTGAGCAGCCATTCATTTTGACACCTGATAGGACGGGTGGTAGTGGACGGGCTGGTCTTACAACAGCTTTATATCTTTATCGAACTGGTTTTAACTGGAATATGTTCGGGGTCGGTAGTGCTATGGCTTATATTCTTTGTGTATTCATTATAATTTTATCATTAATTAACAGCAAAATATTCCAAAAAAGGTAGGGGGTTAGTATGAAGTCAAAAACAAATTTGAAAACAGTTATTGTTGATACAGAAAAGAACAAAAGAAGTTGGATGGAGAAGTTTAATAAAACAATACTTTACTTATTTTTAAGTTTTGGAGTTGGAATTACTTTTTTTCCATTTTACTACATGTTAGTGCTAGCTACCCGGA
This window contains:
- a CDS encoding carbohydrate ABC transporter permease is translated as MRLSKKAAPYVFISPFYILFFIFGAFPIIYSFFLSFHIWDGISPKEFVGFENYIFVLTDPWFWQSVWNSLVIFILTTIPQHIIALFLAFILNSNLVKLKNLFRSSYFLPYITSSVAVSMVFGMLYGEHFGILNAILKYMEKFSLIGAMFNIINLKLPIRWLGEAAWIKPSIALLVTWQFTGWNMIIYYAGLQNIPESLYEAAKVDGANMRQVFFKIILPMLRPVILFGVTLSIIGNLQLFEQPFILTPDRTGGSGRAGLTTALYLYRTGFNWNMFGVGSAMAYILCVFIIILSLINSKIFQKR